The Alkalihalobacillus sp. TS-13 genome includes a window with the following:
- the rimI gene encoding ribosomal protein S18-alanine N-acetyltransferase translates to MVENLTFRVMTLDDLEDVLKIEKSSFPNPWSRDAFYNEVVNNQFATYLILEVDERPIGYCGIWIIIDEAHITNIAIIPEFRGKKYGDALMKKAMEQARTMGAKTMTLEVRLNNVVAQRLYRKYGFENGGIRKNYYTDNGEDALVMWVNL, encoded by the coding sequence ACGACCTTGAAGACGTGTTGAAAATAGAAAAATCTTCTTTTCCTAATCCATGGAGCAGGGATGCATTTTACAATGAGGTTGTGAACAATCAGTTCGCTACTTATCTGATTCTCGAGGTGGATGAACGACCGATCGGCTATTGTGGGATCTGGATCATCATTGACGAAGCGCATATCACCAACATCGCGATCATTCCTGAATTCAGAGGGAAGAAATACGGAGACGCACTGATGAAAAAAGCGATGGAACAAGCTCGGACAATGGGTGCCAAGACGATGACACTCGAAGTCCGGTTAAACAATGTGGTCGCGCAACGGCTCTATCGCAAATATGGATTCGAAAACGGCGGCATCCGGAAAAACTATTACACGGATAATGGAGAAGATGCATTAGTAATGTGGGTGAATTTATAA